From the genome of Deinococcus sp. AJ005, one region includes:
- a CDS encoding MBL fold metallo-hydrolase, with protein sequence MPLIALAPGVLYFPGAVNSFVVVGRGTDALLVDTGLDDSHARKLLRAVAEASLTPSGILNTHSHADHHGGNSFILKRFPELKVFAPPMEDALITHPILEPLTLFGARPPRELQNKFLLAPPSPARLAPEPGLCRIGGADIELIEVAGHASMMYAVRVGEVLYAADALFGPDALNKHPLTFCADSGLQKASAAALAELEGVRIVLPGHGDPSDDLAGLVAANLASYERTTEAVLAAVKGGEASIDDLLARVCGALNVEMTNAGAVLLNRAVISAHLTELLESGQVEMKVLGNKLIFGAQA encoded by the coding sequence ATGCCCCTGATTGCCCTGGCCCCCGGTGTCCTCTACTTTCCCGGCGCGGTGAACAGTTTCGTGGTGGTGGGCCGGGGAACGGACGCCCTGCTGGTGGATACTGGCCTGGATGACTCGCACGCGCGCAAGCTGCTGCGGGCGGTGGCAGAGGCGAGCCTGACGCCCAGCGGCATCCTGAACACCCACAGTCACGCGGACCACCACGGGGGCAATAGCTTCATTCTCAAGCGTTTTCCCGAACTCAAGGTCTTTGCCCCACCAATGGAAGACGCCCTGATCACCCACCCGATTCTGGAGCCGCTCACGTTGTTCGGCGCACGCCCGCCGCGCGAGTTGCAGAACAAATTCCTGCTCGCGCCGCCCAGCCCCGCCCGCCTCGCTCCCGAGCCGGGGCTGTGCCGCATCGGTGGGGCCGATATCGAACTGATCGAGGTGGCCGGGCACGCTTCCATGATGTACGCCGTGCGCGTGGGAGAGGTGCTGTATGCCGCAGACGCCCTGTTCGGCCCCGACGCATTGAACAAACACCCGCTGACCTTCTGCGCCGATTCGGGGTTGCAGAAAGCCAGCGCGGCGGCACTTGCAGAACTGGAGGGCGTCCGAATAGTCCTGCCGGGCCATGGCGATCCATCGGATGATCTGGCCGGACTGGTGGCAGCCAATCTCGCTTCCTATGAACGGACGACAGAGGCGGTGTTGGCTGCGGTGAAGGGGGGAGAGGCCAGCATCGACGACTTGCTGGCCCGCGTCTGCGGCGCACTAAATGTCGAGATGACCAACGCCGGGGCTGTCCTTCTCAACCGCGCCGTGATCAGCGCCCACCTGACCGAATTGCTGGAATCCGGGCAGGTGGAGATGAAGGTTCTGGGCAACAAACTCATCTTTGGCGCTCAAGCGTAA
- a CDS encoding threonine/serine dehydratase: MTLNAEMLVTLADIQAARTRLNGWVARTPLIAFPNENLWLKAENLHPTGAFKLRGAFNKLLSLTADERARGVVAHSSGNHAGAVAYAARALGIPAVVVMPSGAPQTKLAATRACGAEVVLVGNASEERAAKARELAQQRGLTPVPPYDDPLIIAGAGTVGLEILEDLPTVGTVLVPVSGGGLISGVAVAIKSLRPDVRVIGVEPELAADAQASLRAGKRLAWDAAQVAHTLADGLRVTTLGELTWEHIRAHVDDIVTVSEAQMRRAVRDTALRARLIAEPSGAVTVAAALYGGYDFGPGPVVAVVSGGNLDVELLVELLGG; this comes from the coding sequence ATGACCCTCAATGCCGAAATGCTCGTCACCCTGGCCGACATTCAGGCCGCCCGGACCCGCCTGAATGGCTGGGTAGCCCGCACACCGCTCATCGCCTTTCCCAACGAGAACCTCTGGCTCAAGGCCGAGAACCTGCATCCCACCGGGGCCTTCAAACTGCGTGGGGCCTTCAACAAGTTGCTGTCGCTGACGGCTGATGAACGGGCCAGGGGTGTGGTCGCCCATTCCAGCGGCAACCACGCCGGGGCAGTGGCCTACGCGGCGCGGGCGCTGGGCATTCCGGCGGTAGTGGTCATGCCGTCCGGTGCGCCGCAGACCAAGCTGGCGGCCACCCGCGCGTGCGGCGCGGAAGTTGTGCTGGTGGGCAACGCCAGCGAGGAACGCGCCGCAAAGGCCAGAGAGCTTGCCCAGCAGCGCGGCCTGACCCCGGTGCCGCCCTATGACGATCCGCTCATCATCGCCGGGGCCGGAACGGTGGGGTTGGAGATTCTAGAGGACCTGCCCACAGTCGGCACGGTATTGGTGCCGGTCAGCGGCGGCGGGCTGATTTCGGGTGTGGCGGTGGCGATCAAAAGTCTGCGCCCGGATGTGCGCGTGATCGGTGTGGAACCCGAACTGGCGGCGGACGCGCAGGCCAGTCTGCGGGCCGGAAAGCGGTTGGCGTGGGACGCTGCACAAGTCGCCCACACCCTGGCCGACGGCCTGCGCGTAACGACGCTAGGCGAGCTGACCTGGGAACATATCCGCGCCCACGTGGACGACATCGTGACCGTCAGCGAGGCGCAGATGCGGCGGGCGGTGCGTGACACGGCACTGCGCGCCCGATTGATAGCCGAACCCAGCGGCGCAGTAACGGTGGCGGCGGCCCTGTACGGCGGGTACGACTTCGGCCCTGGCCCGGTGGTGGCGGTGGTCAGCGGTGGCAATCTGGACGTGGAGTTGTTGGTGGAATTACTGGGGGGGTAG
- a CDS encoding aldo/keto reductase family protein — translation MEYRNLGRSGLKVSEVALGGWETYGVGVDDQKMVRDIVTAAYEGGVNFFDQADIYAKGRSEELMGVALKELPRHTLVLSSKVFWPMSDDVNDRGLSRKHVLESINKTLKRLGTDYLDIYFAHRYDPDVPMEEIVMAFDQVVRNGQAMYWGTSMWPAARIAQAVEFARANGLHGPVTEQPEYSMLRRERVEKEILPYTAGAGIGLVVWSPLAMGLLTGKYDDGKPEGARLTEKENWGKNFLTEENIQKVRDLKPIADDLGITRAQLALAWLLRQPGVSSVITGATKVSQIQDTVKAGGVRLSDDVQQKIEEILNPA, via the coding sequence ATGGAATACCGGAATCTGGGCAGGAGTGGTCTGAAAGTCAGTGAAGTCGCGCTGGGCGGCTGGGAAACCTACGGCGTGGGCGTGGACGATCAGAAGATGGTGCGCGACATCGTGACGGCAGCCTACGAGGGCGGCGTGAATTTCTTCGATCAGGCCGACATTTATGCCAAGGGGCGGAGCGAGGAACTGATGGGCGTGGCCCTGAAGGAACTGCCCCGGCACACGCTGGTGCTGTCCAGCAAGGTCTTCTGGCCCATGAGCGACGACGTGAACGACCGGGGTCTGAGCCGCAAGCATGTGCTGGAAAGCATTAACAAGACCCTGAAACGTCTGGGAACCGACTATCTGGACATCTATTTCGCCCACCGCTATGACCCCGACGTACCGATGGAAGAGATCGTGATGGCCTTCGATCAGGTGGTCCGCAACGGTCAGGCCATGTACTGGGGCACCTCCATGTGGCCCGCCGCGCGGATTGCCCAGGCCGTGGAATTCGCCCGCGCCAACGGCCTGCACGGCCCCGTGACCGAGCAGCCGGAATACTCGATGCTGCGCCGTGAACGCGTGGAAAAGGAAATCCTGCCCTACACGGCAGGCGCAGGCATCGGCCTGGTGGTCTGGAGTCCGCTGGCGATGGGCCTGCTGACCGGCAAATACGACGACGGCAAGCCCGAGGGCGCACGCCTGACCGAGAAGGAAAACTGGGGCAAGAACTTCCTGACGGAAGAGAACATCCAGAAGGTGCGTGACCTGAAGCCGATTGCCGACGATCTGGGCATCACGCGGGCGCAACTCGCGCTGGCATGGTTGCTGCGCCAGCCGGGGGTCAGCAGCGTGATCACCGGGGCCACCAAGGTGTCGCAGATTCAGGACACCGTGAAAGCGGGCGGCGTGCGCCTCAGCGACGACGTGCAGCAGAAGATCGAGGAAATTCTGAACCCGGCGTAA
- a CDS encoding ParA family protein, whose protein sequence is MSRVLAITSEKGGVGKSTLAVHLAGAFTERGLSTVLVDEDGRVGSSLRWAERAGEAGLSFPVLTPDDVKPKKLAAADAVLIDTEGRPKRKELRRLSERADLILVPSGVSALELDSTRELLEFLLEAGDVGRKTRIVLTRVPPVGHAGEDARENLRDEGLTVCNTLVRQYAAYQKAAELGTLARDVRDTRAAVAWADILALSRELL, encoded by the coding sequence ATGTCGCGCGTCCTTGCCATCACGTCTGAGAAGGGAGGCGTGGGCAAAAGCACGCTGGCGGTCCATCTGGCCGGAGCCTTCACCGAGCGCGGTCTGTCCACCGTTCTGGTCGACGAGGACGGGCGTGTGGGCAGCAGCCTGCGCTGGGCTGAGCGTGCTGGAGAAGCTGGCCTGAGTTTTCCCGTGCTGACCCCGGACGATGTGAAACCCAAGAAACTGGCCGCCGCCGATGCCGTCCTGATCGACACTGAGGGCCGCCCCAAACGCAAGGAACTGCGCCGCCTCTCGGAGCGCGCGGACCTGATTCTGGTCCCGTCCGGCGTGAGTGCGCTGGAACTGGACTCCACCCGCGAATTGCTGGAGTTTCTGCTGGAGGCGGGAGATGTGGGGCGCAAAACCCGCATCGTCCTGACCCGTGTGCCGCCCGTGGGCCATGCCGGAGAGGACGCCCGCGAGAATCTGCGCGACGAGGGATTGACCGTCTGCAACACCCTCGTGCGTCAGTACGCCGCCTACCAGAAAGCCGCCGAACTGGGGACGCTGGCCCGAGACGTGCGCGACACCCGCGCCGCTGTGGCCTGGGCCGACATCCTGGCCCTGTCGCGGGAACTGCTGTGA
- a CDS encoding PIG-L deacetylase family protein, giving the protein MSDSKDSTAAKPTLMAVFAHPDDEAFSVGGTLTHYARKDVRVQLVCANRGEAGKITVPGMTVTDLGQQREHELREACKALEIPEPVFLDFHDSGRFERTRYDDPLAMMNVTPLEIEVRLRAVIAEYQPQVLVTFDPHGGYGHIDHLQINRAATAAFFSTGVLPYGGPQRLYFTALNVEAAKGLSRMGQDLDPEVYGVSESTIAVSMDVSPYRENKKAALAAHGTQMGPDSRLGQMSQEERDEMETRMLGYENFSIGGTRTPIRNWPLKGLFDGVAGGEGLD; this is encoded by the coding sequence ATGAGCGATTCAAAAGATTCAACCGCTGCCAAACCCACCCTGATGGCCGTTTTTGCCCACCCTGACGACGAGGCATTTTCTGTCGGCGGCACGCTGACCCATTACGCGCGCAAGGACGTGCGCGTGCAACTGGTCTGCGCCAACCGGGGCGAGGCGGGCAAGATCACCGTGCCGGGCATGACGGTGACTGATCTGGGCCAGCAGCGCGAACACGAACTGCGCGAGGCGTGTAAAGCGCTGGAAATTCCCGAACCCGTCTTTCTGGACTTCCACGATTCGGGCCGCTTCGAGCGCACCCGCTATGACGATCCTCTGGCGATGATGAACGTCACGCCTCTGGAGATTGAGGTCAGGTTGCGCGCCGTGATCGCGGAATATCAGCCGCAGGTGCTGGTCACCTTCGATCCGCACGGGGGGTACGGCCACATCGATCACCTTCAGATCAACCGGGCCGCCACCGCCGCCTTCTTCAGCACAGGCGTGTTGCCCTACGGCGGGCCGCAACGGCTGTATTTCACGGCGCTGAACGTGGAGGCTGCCAAGGGGTTGTCGCGCATGGGCCAGGATCTGGACCCAGAAGTGTACGGCGTATCGGAAAGCACCATCGCCGTCAGCATGGATGTCAGCCCCTACCGCGAGAACAAGAAAGCGGCGCTGGCCGCGCACGGCACCCAGATGGGGCCGGACAGCCGCCTGGGCCAGATGTCGCAGGAGGAGCGCGACGAGATGGAAACCCGCATGCTGGGCTATGAGAACTTCAGCATCGGCGGCACGCGCACGCCGATTCGCAACTGGCCGTTGAAGGGCCTTTTTGACGGGGTAGCCGGGGGCGAAGGGCTGGACTGA
- a CDS encoding DJ-1/PfpI family protein, with protein MSDSGVQSSEQETDGPIVAIPVYAGVSELELGIMVTVCRLCGGEGAAITVNRSRASIVTAGGLVSTPHVLYAALPEPAALLLPGGPGALKAARDPLLKAFLLAHAALPIGASGSGLLLLGEAGVLTGREVGGPADLADTLWGHGAGDVHSGEVWTDMNLCTTPGGFPALHAALHAAAAVWGAEAAADAVRRLGTL; from the coding sequence GTGAGTGACTCCGGGGTGCAGTCCTCAGAGCAGGAAACGGATGGCCCTATCGTTGCGATTCCCGTCTACGCGGGCGTCAGCGAACTGGAACTGGGCATCATGGTCACGGTCTGCCGCTTGTGCGGCGGCGAGGGCGCGGCCATCACAGTCAACCGCTCGCGCGCCAGCATCGTGACCGCCGGGGGACTGGTCAGCACGCCGCATGTGCTATACGCCGCCCTGCCCGAGCCTGCTGCATTGCTGCTGCCCGGCGGCCCCGGAGCGCTGAAGGCAGCCCGCGATCCATTGCTCAAGGCGTTTCTCCTTGCCCATGCCGCCCTGCCCATTGGCGCAAGTGGCAGCGGCCTGTTGCTGCTGGGCGAGGCAGGTGTGCTGACCGGGCGAGAGGTGGGCGGCCCGGCAGATCTGGCCGATACGCTGTGGGGCCACGGCGCAGGCGACGTGCATTCCGGCGAGGTCTGGACCGACATGAATCTCTGCACCACGCCAGGCGGCTTCCCGGCCTTGCACGCCGCCCTGCACGCCGCCGCCGCCGTCTGGGGCGCGGAGGCAGCGGCAGATGCAGTGCGGCGGCTGGGTACGCTGTAA
- a CDS encoding DUF3208 domain-containing protein — MSPTEPQAGGRAAIRLLQGYIWHAQDADVDLEHFLPRELDLPTPPGLAEQESAHVLWDTVNPPFAFFENGDPTASQVFYQFTVLRVYDERPDNTELHEDAAAASQALGPLLDGTPEGVGWQLWEDLREL; from the coding sequence GTGAGTCCCACCGAACCGCAGGCCGGAGGCCGCGCCGCTATCCGACTGTTGCAAGGCTATATCTGGCACGCCCAGGACGCCGACGTTGACCTGGAGCATTTCTTGCCCCGTGAGCTGGACCTGCCCACGCCCCCTGGCCTGGCCGAGCAGGAAAGCGCCCATGTGCTGTGGGACACGGTCAACCCGCCCTTTGCCTTTTTCGAGAACGGTGATCCCACCGCCTCTCAGGTCTTTTACCAGTTCACGGTGCTGCGCGTGTACGACGAGCGCCCCGACAATACCGAACTGCACGAGGACGCCGCAGCAGCCTCGCAGGCCCTAGGGCCGCTGCTGGACGGCACCCCGGAAGGCGTGGGCTGGCAGCTCTGGGAGGACCTGAGAGAGCTGTGA
- a CDS encoding S1C family serine protease: protein MKIRVAAAVLAASLLSGAVLSGSAVAQVLPKATRDKIVQSTVMLMPTGADGKIDGSLGSGSVISPAGYILTNFHVIGDIDSRKVSEWILVRTVKFVDREPEPTYWGKVVAADPNLDLAVVRILETYDQKPVGALNLPFVELGDSNSLTVGDPLFVFGFPGTGGSTLTYTSGAVSGFTGEDTQGSGRQWIKHDAQTGPGNSGGGVFDEKGLLIGVNSAININKSSSTSTPFARPLAVAWGLITPNVPRFVVRGAGSGGPTASAPASTGQTSTGQSSGAAPQPKWPPTIALGQNYQVSIQRSSGTPKTQSWALTLKDRADNGDLKGTATQGSQSQTGYVAYDKKADLVWIDLTRDGKSMTSCAFEVSGLRTSPWVGRAFYYSDTNADPERIGDCQALVRTGAAPAGNAAPTPPAGAAALKWPVKPTTGQTWTVDVQGRGVWTLPLGSRSDKGNPAGTAIAPGGQQWNAVYYYINDSGGEGVILDMTADGKTYIGCEFVKSGVTGRSLRGKAYLYVSKDDKQGTELGSCVATLK from the coding sequence ATGAAAATTCGTGTGGCTGCCGCCGTCCTCGCTGCGTCGCTGTTGTCTGGGGCCGTCCTGTCGGGTTCAGCGGTGGCCCAGGTGTTGCCCAAGGCCACGCGGGACAAGATTGTGCAGTCCACCGTGATGCTGATGCCCACCGGGGCAGACGGCAAGATCGACGGTTCGCTGGGTAGCGGCAGCGTGATCAGTCCGGCAGGGTACATCCTGACTAATTTCCATGTGATCGGGGACATCGACAGCCGCAAGGTTTCCGAGTGGATTCTGGTGCGAACTGTCAAGTTTGTGGACCGCGAACCCGAACCCACCTACTGGGGCAAGGTGGTGGCCGCCGATCCTAACCTGGATCTGGCGGTGGTCCGTATCCTAGAAACCTATGACCAGAAGCCGGTGGGGGCGCTGAATCTGCCTTTCGTGGAACTGGGTGATTCCAACAGCCTGACCGTGGGGGACCCCCTATTCGTCTTCGGGTTTCCTGGCACGGGCGGCAGTACCCTGACCTACACCAGCGGCGCAGTCAGCGGCTTTACCGGCGAGGACACCCAGGGCAGCGGGCGGCAGTGGATCAAGCACGACGCCCAGACCGGCCCCGGCAACTCCGGTGGCGGCGTTTTCGATGAAAAGGGCCTGCTGATCGGCGTCAACAGCGCCATCAACATCAACAAGTCCAGCAGCACCAGCACCCCCTTTGCGCGTCCGCTGGCGGTGGCCTGGGGCCTGATCACGCCCAATGTGCCGCGTTTCGTGGTGCGCGGCGCGGGGTCTGGTGGGCCGACGGCCTCCGCGCCTGCCAGCACCGGTCAAACCAGTACGGGTCAGTCCAGCGGTGCCGCGCCCCAGCCCAAATGGCCGCCCACCATCGCACTGGGGCAGAACTATCAGGTCAGTATCCAGCGCAGCAGCGGCACGCCCAAGACCCAGAGCTGGGCGCTGACCCTGAAGGACCGCGCCGATAATGGTGATCTCAAGGGCACCGCGACACAGGGCAGCCAGAGCCAGACCGGATATGTCGCTTACGACAAGAAAGCGGATCTGGTCTGGATCGACCTGACCCGCGACGGCAAGTCCATGACCAGTTGTGCTTTCGAGGTCAGTGGTCTGCGGACCAGTCCGTGGGTGGGGCGCGCGTTCTATTACAGCGATACCAATGCCGACCCGGAGCGCATCGGAGACTGTCAGGCGCTGGTCAGGACCGGGGCGGCCCCTGCCGGAAACGCCGCACCCACACCGCCTGCTGGCGCGGCGGCTCTGAAATGGCCGGTCAAGCCCACCACAGGCCAGACCTGGACCGTGGATGTCCAGGGACGCGGCGTATGGACGCTGCCGCTGGGCAGCCGCTCGGACAAGGGCAATCCAGCGGGGACGGCGATTGCGCCGGGTGGGCAGCAGTGGAACGCGGTCTACTACTACATCAATGACAGTGGAGGCGAGGGCGTGATCCTCGACATGACCGCCGACGGGAAGACATACATTGGTTGCGAGTTTGTCAAAAGCGGCGTGACGGGCCGCAGCCTGCGTGGCAAGGCATATCTGTATGTTTCCAAGGATGATAAACAGGGCACTGAATTGGGCAGTTGCGTCGCCACGCTGAAATAG
- a CDS encoding amidase family protein: protein MTLPLPDPILDLDVTDLADATRRGDLTCGEVTRIYLERLEALNPRLRAVITIHPYARAEADALDTLKPEKRGPLHGCPVLIKDNIDVAGLPTTAGSALMAAHMPKVDAPLVARLRAAGAVILGKANMTEWANFMTLGMPNGYSSQGGQTVNPWGEDFDTGGSSSGSGVAVAARLCVAAIGTETSGSVVSPAHESGVLGLKPTLGLIPRTGIVPISHSQDTAGPITRSARDALLLLSVMAGPDERDEASRLRPVPELRLISNALSGAVVGIVTDEKGVSEADVASLNLARTALEKAGATVRDVTFPSRAELNSNGVMLEVLEYEFRGDLNAYLAGVTDGPRTVADVIEGNQADAERCLKYGQTFLHAAQGTRGDASEPGYLLARARDLRLTREQGFDLLFAGGLDAVVFPGIHGCALAAKAGYPSVTLPVHVPDAPAGTRPGGVLLVAPAGADAPLLSLAAHLAEHSEGGVGGVRFPVLN from the coding sequence ATGACCCTGCCCCTGCCCGATCCCATTCTTGATCTGGACGTCACCGATCTGGCCGACGCCACCCGGCGCGGCGACCTGACCTGCGGCGAAGTGACGCGCATCTACCTGGAGCGGCTGGAAGCTCTGAACCCCCGCCTGCGGGCCGTGATTACCATTCACCCCTACGCCCGCGCCGAGGCCGACGCGCTGGATACCCTGAAGCCAGAGAAGCGCGGCCCCCTGCACGGCTGCCCGGTGCTGATCAAGGACAACATTGACGTGGCGGGCCTGCCCACGACGGCGGGCAGCGCGCTGATGGCCGCACACATGCCCAAGGTGGACGCGCCGCTGGTGGCCCGGCTGCGGGCGGCGGGCGCGGTGATTCTGGGCAAGGCCAACATGACCGAGTGGGCCAACTTCATGACATTGGGAATGCCCAACGGCTATTCCTCGCAGGGGGGGCAGACCGTCAATCCCTGGGGCGAGGACTTCGACACTGGGGGCAGTTCGTCGGGCAGCGGCGTGGCGGTGGCCGCGAGGCTGTGCGTGGCGGCGATTGGCACCGAGACCAGCGGCAGCGTGGTCAGCCCGGCGCACGAAAGCGGCGTGCTGGGATTAAAGCCCACGCTGGGGCTGATTCCGCGCACCGGGATCGTGCCGATCAGCCACAGCCAGGATACGGCGGGGCCGATCACCCGCAGCGCCCGCGACGCCCTGCTGCTGCTCTCCGTGATGGCCGGGCCAGACGAGCGCGACGAGGCCAGCCGCCTGCGGCCCGTGCCCGAACTGAGGCTGATATCCAATGCCCTGAGCGGCGCTGTGGTGGGCATCGTGACCGACGAGAAGGGCGTTTCGGAGGCCGACGTCGCCAGCCTGAACCTGGCCCGCACTGCATTGGAAAAGGCCGGTGCCACGGTGCGCGATGTGACCTTCCCCAGCCGTGCCGAGCTGAACAGCAACGGCGTGATGCTCGAAGTCCTGGAATACGAGTTCAGGGGAGATCTCAATGCCTATCTGGCCGGGGTCACGGACGGCCCGCGCACCGTGGCGGACGTGATCGAGGGCAACCAGGCCGATGCCGAACGCTGCCTGAAATATGGTCAGACCTTCCTGCACGCTGCCCAGGGCACGCGCGGCGATGCCAGCGAGCCGGGCTATCTGCTGGCCCGCGCCCGTGACCTGCGCCTGACCCGTGAGCAGGGCTTCGATCTGCTGTTCGCGGGTGGGCTGGACGCCGTGGTCTTTCCGGGCATCCACGGCTGCGCGCTGGCGGCGAAAGCTGGTTATCCTAGCGTGACCCTGCCCGTTCATGTGCCGGACGCGCCCGCAGGCACCCGGCCCGGCGGCGTGCTACTGGTGGCCCCGGCAGGCGCGGACGCCCCGCTGCTGTCGCTGGCCGCGCATCTGGCCGAACACTCGGAAGGTGGGGTGGGTGGCGTGCGTTTTCCTGTGCTGAACTAG
- a CDS encoding prephenate dehydratase — protein MTVAFQGNPGAYGEIAALNAVSEEGTDRQTRGYPTFHGVAQAVESGEAQYGVLPVENSLMGAIHQAIDLLSDTELYVIGEVVVRVSHCLMALPGVELADLKSVASQQPALDQCTGLIRKYNLQPVAAHDTAGSARELAERGAAGGGQGEAAIASRRAAELYGLNILAHEIEDEPFNYTRFMVLSKHEPAPSDVPHKTSLVFAVRHTPGFLVETLNELSGLNLSRIESRPRRDRAWSYLMYVDIEGDARDPKVAQGLAGVLRKASYAKIIGSYPRAMETVG, from the coding sequence ATCACTGTCGCCTTTCAGGGCAATCCCGGCGCATATGGCGAGATCGCCGCGTTGAACGCTGTTTCAGAAGAGGGAACTGACCGACAGACGCGCGGCTACCCCACCTTTCACGGCGTGGCGCAGGCGGTAGAGAGTGGCGAGGCGCAGTACGGCGTGCTGCCGGTGGAAAACAGCCTGATGGGCGCGATTCATCAGGCGATTGACCTGCTCAGCGACACCGAACTGTACGTGATCGGTGAGGTGGTGGTGCGCGTCAGCCACTGCCTGATGGCGCTGCCGGGGGTGGAACTGGCAGACCTGAAAAGCGTGGCCAGCCAGCAGCCCGCGCTGGACCAGTGTACCGGGCTGATCCGCAAGTACAACCTGCAACCCGTGGCCGCCCACGACACTGCTGGAAGCGCCCGTGAGCTGGCCGAACGCGGGGCAGCCGGCGGCGGGCAGGGCGAGGCCGCCATCGCAAGCCGCCGCGCCGCCGAACTGTACGGCCTGAACATCCTGGCCCACGAGATCGAGGACGAGCCGTTCAACTACACCCGCTTCATGGTCCTCTCGAAGCACGAACCCGCGCCCAGCGACGTGCCGCATAAGACCAGTCTGGTGTTCGCCGTGCGCCACACCCCCGGTTTTCTGGTGGAGACCCTGAACGAACTGAGCGGCCTGAACCTGAGTCGCATCGAAAGCCGCCCGCGCCGGGACCGCGCCTGGAGCTACCTGATGTACGTGGACATCGAGGGCGACGCCCGTGACCCCAAGGTGGCCCAGGGACTGGCGGGAGTACTACGCAAGGCCAGTTACGCCAAGATCATCGGCAGCTACCCACGGGCGATGGAAACGGTGGGCTAG
- a CDS encoding SDR family oxidoreductase yields MASPLTLLRQLFLSPPACRDSRRLEAAVRGKTVLVTGASYGIGEATARLLAGCGAEVLLLARSGGRLEAVAAEIRAAGGKASVYQLDLTDPIAIKGVDAQIEMNHPRIDVIIGNAGHSIRRPVLHSAEKDDLGRLLAVNFTGPAALLLSLLPRMVGQGSGVIVSVSSASALPPGIPRWAAYQGSKAGFDLWLGSLGNELRGRGVRVASVYLPLVRTRMIAPTRAYRFAPALTPLEAAQSVVYPLVKPLRRVAPWWLKGQQVAALLFPDMLDQALSGLEELERRLTQRRRK; encoded by the coding sequence ATGGCCTCGCCCCTGACCCTCCTTCGACAGCTTTTTCTGTCACCGCCCGCCTGCCGCGATTCACGGCGGCTGGAAGCGGCAGTGCGTGGCAAAACGGTCCTGGTCACGGGCGCGTCCTACGGCATCGGGGAGGCGACGGCGCGGTTGCTGGCCGGGTGTGGGGCCGAAGTGTTGCTGCTGGCACGCAGCGGGGGGCGGTTGGAAGCGGTGGCGGCTGAGATACGGGCGGCGGGTGGGAAGGCCAGTGTTTATCAGTTGGATTTAACTGACCCAATAGCGATCAAAGGAGTGGACGCGCAGATCGAGATGAACCACCCCCGAATCGACGTCATCATCGGCAACGCGGGGCATTCCATCCGCCGTCCAGTTCTACACAGCGCCGAGAAGGATGATCTGGGCCGCCTGCTGGCCGTCAATTTCACTGGGCCTGCCGCGCTGCTACTGTCCTTGCTGCCGCGCATGGTGGGGCAGGGTAGCGGGGTGATCGTCAGCGTCTCCAGCGCCTCGGCCCTGCCCCCTGGCATTCCGCGCTGGGCCGCGTACCAGGGCAGCAAGGCGGGCTTTGACCTGTGGCTGGGCAGCCTGGGCAATGAGCTGCGGGGGCGTGGCGTGCGCGTTGCCAGCGTCTATCTCCCCCTAGTCCGCACCCGCATGATCGCGCCCACCCGCGCCTACCGCTTCGCCCCGGCCCTGACTCCGCTAGAAGCCGCACAATCGGTAGTGTATCCACTCGTAAAACCCCTGCGCCGTGTCGCTCCGTGGTGGCTGAAGGGGCAACAGGTGGCGGCGCTGCTGTTTCCAGACATGCTGGATCAGGCGCTGAGCGGTCTGGAGGAGCTGGAGCGCAGGCTGACGCAGCGGCGTAGAAAGTGA